A section of the Phaseolus vulgaris cultivar G19833 chromosome 8, P. vulgaris v2.0, whole genome shotgun sequence genome encodes:
- the LOC137824561 gene encoding uncharacterized protein: MDDKSCWVRSAQTTVTTDSTCRHPFTNTIIEVPLPDKWKGFNRDRYDGSTDPDEHIDAYTTHMCLYTSDDAVLCRVFPTSLKGATLSWFTKLSANSIDSFATLVAKFETQFATSRPRHLTSIALVGIRQVKGESLRTFVDRFSKVAMSIQNLSPNVAMHHMLTTLLPGAFADNLCMQPADSLDELRKRAAKYMQLEEIREFCNQARAEASGDRPPRPTESKERPTQRQPGPTNPVL; the protein is encoded by the coding sequence ATGGACGACAAGTCATGTTGGGTCAGGTCCGCTCAGACGACCGTTACGACCGACTCGACCTGCCGACATCCTTTTACCAACACTATCATTGAAGTCCCACTACCAGACaagtggaagggtttcaaccgaGACCGATATGACGGGTCtaccgacccggacgagcatatTGATGCATACACTACCCACATGTGTCTCTACACCTCGGATGACGCAGTGTTATGCCGAGTGTTTCCTACGTCTTTGAAGGGAGCAACCCTTagttggttcaccaagctcTCAGCCAACTCCATTGACAGCTTTGCCACACTTGTGGCGAAGTTTGAGACCCAGTTCGCCACCAGTCGGCCGCGCCACCTGACATCCATCGCCCTGGTGGGCATCCGCCAAGTGAAGGGAGAGTCCTTGAGAACCTTTGTTGACAGGTTCAGCAAGGTGGCAATGAGCATCCAGAATCTGAGCCCGAACGTTGCCATGCATCACATGTTGACAACTCTACTTCCAGGGGCCTTTGCTGACAACCTGTGCATGCAACCGGCCGATAGCCTGGACGAGCTGAGAAAGAGAGCTGCTAAGTACATGCAGCTGGAAGAAATCAGAGAGTTCTGTAACCAAGCCCGTGCCGAGGCCAGTGGAGATAGACCTCCAAGGCCGACCGAGTCAAAGGAACGACCGACGCAGAGACAACCGGGACCGACCAATCCGGTTCTCTAG